ATGAGGGCAGTGAGCGGATTCAAGGAAATCAATGATTCCTTCAGTAGAGATATAATctaattgaaacaaaaaaggaaGTACAATATGAGTATAGATTTGAAAGGTGGCTATAGCAAAAACTAGATCAAATATATGATGATGTGTCACCTCATTCAGTccaaatgtcacatttcttgTCTCTACGCCATCCATATCTTCCACAGCAATGCCAATCTTTCTGAGGGTTTGAATGATGGAGCCTTCCACAATAGGAAACACACGAAAATCATCAGAGATTATGAAAGTAGCTTCACTTTTGGGCTGAGTAGAGAGTCTCAATCTAGACAATTGTCTATCAAAATTTGTTGAATTGATCCTGTCATCCTCTTCTTGGAAATGGATGATATCAAGATTTTTTGCAGATTTGTAGAGAGTGTTCAAGCATCCAATAGAAGGGGCCTTGTCTCCATAGTGCTTCTCGAGGACTTCCACAACCGTTCCCAATGGCATAGCTAGGAAGCTTAGCAACAAGTCTGCGAAATCACTACCACCTTCTGCGAATAGTACCTTCGTCTTCGACTCATTTATCACAAACTTGATATGGAACTGAACTTCCTCGGCCTCAGACATTCTGTTTGTTGGAAAAGCGAAGAAATTTCAGATTAGTTATATCAGTTCGAAAAGCTAAAATTGCAAGAGAAGAAGCAATGCCTAATTGTTGAAGTTGGAGTACAGTTTTCTAACAACTTTTATTCAAAAACCTTTAAATAAACAGGATGATAAAGTTAAAGAATTACCTTGCTTACAATTTATGTGTAGAATCTTGTAAAAAACTTGATGAGTGGAGTGATGCAAATAGTCCGGACTTATAAATGTATCAAAATTAACCAAGAGTTGTCCCACCAAATTCCACTCCCTctttcatttacttttatcaGAATCAATAACTAGGTCACAAGGCTAGCTTTTGGTTCCCAAGATATTCTTGTTGATTTTGGTACAGAATCCAATGTTCGAGTTTTGCATACACTACCATCATTAATTAGTTACTTGGTTTTAggttaaattttgtaattacaTTTAGAATGTTCACACTGACAGATCATGGTTGCTTTACAAGGGTGAGAATCACAAGCATGCAATTGCTTTAATTTCCATTTACTCGGGagtgataaaaattaaacattcaTTGTTTGGATTAATCACCGTCACCGTTATAGCTGTTAAACAAGGTTAAGTATTTATAACTACTATATTTGTCTTTACGAGAAATCATTCTTCAAGGGAAAAGTATTTGAAATTATGTTTCGGAATGCATTTTgtactacttttttatttaagaaaataattacattttctttatatttttcccGTTTAGAATGTATCACATTTTAGAAggaaatatttctttttttgacaaGGTAAATAGaacatttgtatttttgtacACTTATTCTCCTTAGAACGCATGTGTCACATTTTAGAAggaaatatttctttttttgaccAGGTAAATAGAACATTCGTATTTTTGTACACTTATTCTCCTTAGAGACGCTTTTAGTGACTAGggatgttgaaaattttaagtagTTGAAATATAAACGGAATTAGGTGGGACAAGACATATAgttaaacaaaatcaaatgttaTGAGCTACCATAACAAGCACAAACAAGTTGTTAATAAGGACAACACTtacttcaaaatattcaaaaatgataaatggaACATAAGACCAATTGAGCTAGCCGTGAGTGTGGGCAGAAACAAACATCTCACGAAGACACacattgatgaaaatatctctTTGACCCCAACTATTGTTCtcatttagtttatttcttcaacaagGGCTTGATAAGTTGTTCCTTTAAAAAGGGCTTGATGAGACCATCTGTCAAAGCTGTGGTCGACGTTAGAGACGCTTTCAGTATTTCtcatttagtttatttcttcaacaagGGCTTGATAAGTTGTTCCTTCAAAAAGGGCTTGATGAGGCCATCTGTCAAAGCTGTGGTCGACGTTAGAGACGCTTTCAGTATGTTTAAAGCCTGCACCAAATATCACATGTATTGGATACCATGTTATTGAAAGGAAATACTAAACATGATCAATCTTACCTCTTTCAGCCCAACTTTCAGCTTTACTTCTTCTACATCAGATAAAGAGATCTTCAACTGGTTGATAACAGAAAGACCCGAGGTTACCCCCAACGGTGCAACTGTCAAGTCATCACTTACCATATACATTCTTGAACCCTCAACATAAGATTGACTTTCACTCCCTCCCATATTTAGATAACAATACTCATTGGCCTCCTTTCCAGAAAGATTGATACTAGTAGGATCGGGATTGATCAGCAATTCTTTGTTACATTTCAGATACATGCTATCAATATTACTAGACACGCTAACATGCAAATTATCCATTTTCTTGAGACCAGTGTTAGAGCATAGAAACCACCCAACTCTTCCTAAGGAAATGGTGAGAttgttaaaaagaaaatttacaaaatcagCATTTGCCTGAGCAAATAGAAACTTGTTTGTAGATTTTTGAAGCATGACTTTCAAGGTCATAATCTTCGGGTTCCTAAGAATGTCCTCCGGGAACACTTGATGCAACGAAACATGCCCCACTGTTGGTTCAATCAGTTTCCGAGGGAAAAAGAGGGCAGTGAGTGGGTCCATGGAAATCAATGATTCCTTAAGCAGACCTATAAtctaaacaaaacaaaaaggcATCAATATTGAAAGGGTTAGTTCAAAGAAAGATCAAATGTATGATGAATCAATTACCTCATTCAAAccaaatgtcacatttcttgTTTCCGTGCCATCCATATCTTCCACAGCAATGCCGAGAGTGCTGAGAGTTTCAACGATGGAGCCGAACACACTAGGAATTACAAAGAGTTTTTCGGTGATTATGAAAGAAGCTGCACTCTTAGTGAAAACTCCTTCATATGATTCCCCATTACTGGAATTTGTGAGCTGAGTTCCGCGAATGTTAAGTCTCAGTTTACACAATTCACTATCAAAAAGTGTTGAATTGATCAGCTCTTTCTTGACATCCTCTCCAAGAAAATGGATGAGATCAAGATTTTTTGCACCTCTGTAGAGAGTGTTCAAGCTTCCAATGACAGGCGCCTTGTCTCCGTAGTGCTTCTCAAGGACTTCCACAATTGTTCCCAATGGAAGAAGTAGGAAGCTTAGCAACACGTCCGTGAAATCGCTGTCAGCTTCTGCAAATAGTACCTTCGTTTTCTCCTTATTTATCACAACCTTGATATGCATCTTCACTTCCTCAGCCTCAGACATTCTGCAGTTTGTTTTATTCGTGAGGAAAATATTCAGAATGGCTATATCAACATATTCCAGAAACAAAGCAATTGAAATCACAAACTTACTTATATTCCTATTTGTCAATTATTCAATGAAAAAGCAATTAAATATATCTTCCATTTAATATCAGTTTGGAgcacaacacaaaaaaatgatgaataattCAAGAGTTACCTGATTTTCAATATGTAAAAATGGCAACTTTCAAATAGTGTTTTTTCAAGTCGACCAAGATAGTCCAGATTTGTAAGGTCTCTTGTCCCACCAAATTCTATTCAAATATTACTCTTATCACAATCAGTTACACGTGAGTGTTGGAAATGAAATAGTTGCATTAATCATGGTATATACTTTCATCCTCATTAAACACAGATTACATAGTAACTCTGCATAATgcattaatcaaatttaataactgatttaatttgagttaATAATTTCCCTCGAATAATGCACATTTACGTCATTATTGGTCAAGATTCAATAgtacttagagcatccacaatggatgctcTAGTGAAAGCCTTAGTGAGAGCCCTAGTAGTTGCCACATCAACATgccctatctcttatccacttttcatttaaattttaaatcattattttttaattttgtttttaattaaactaaaataccaaaatatattatattaaacaccacaaatgcaaaaaaaaaaaaaaaaaactacattacttaatttaaaagtgaaactacatcatacttagctaaaaaaaactacattaaaactaaaatactaaattaaaaaaaaaaaacaaactaggttttaaaagtgaaagatttggtgtgtgaaaagtgaagaaaaacggagtatttatagtggtttaattagggtttaaataattaaaaaaaaaacagaaaatggtCGGGCATCGGCCTGCAATGGGTGCCCGATCCCACGCCTGATGGATCGGGCTAGAGATGGGGCGCGACCGAACTCTCGGTCGTCCTCGGGCATGCCCGAGACttgcaatggatgcccgatcaTGCCCGAGCCCGATGGCCGATCGGACGTGagatcgggcatccattgtggatgctcttagcgTAGAAGAAATTGGGGAGAACTATTAACTCGAAATTTATTCAACATAATCCATAATAATcctgaaataaataaaaaaaatcattttcctaGAATTTTGTATTGATTCCTTAATTGTCTCTTAATTGATTTCTTCATTCCAACATAGAATTCTTACAAAATGCATGCCCTAGTTATTTAGAATCTGAAAATTCACACCGTCACACGTATGAACTTTTCATTTCCGCATGAATTTCCACTATAGTGTAGTTGTTCAATTTAGAGGACCACACAAACACCATCAAAATACAATGCTTTTAGCTAGATAAACACCATCAAATTCCAATGTTTTCAGCCCATAACAGAGATAAACAAGTTTGATTACTTAAAAGAGACAAAAAACTGAGAAGAGCTTTCAGAATGTGCAATGGAACAAACATCATCGCCTCAGGAAATGATATAATCAATGCCTCCTCGACTCGAACTTCTTGTTCATTCGTTGTTTCCTCAAGTAGAGCCTCACGAGGCCTTCTGTCAGAACAGTTGTCGATGTAAGAGTCGCTTCCATTATGCATAAAGCCTGCACCAAACCACCAGTGTATCAGATAACATCTCAACAACTTCATTATCCAAACACAGACAAACCTTACCTCTTCAGTCCCAACTTGCAACTCTACTTCTTTTACATCAGACATAGAGATCTCCAACTCTTTGATAAGAGAAACACCTGATGTTACTCCCAACGGTGAAACAGTCAAGTCGTCTCGTACTATATACATTCCTGACTGCACAACATAAGCTTgcctttgattttctttggACAtgttctttttcattttctcagaATCATTAGCTATCAAACTAGCCATACTTTTGAGACCAGTGCAACTGGTCAGATACCAATCAACTTTTCCGAAAGACATACTGAGCAtggaaaaaagataatttacaaaatcacCGTTTGCCTGAGCAAAAAGAAACTTGTTTGTAGATTTTGGAAGCATGACTTTCAAGATGAAATTCCATGGTTTACTAAACAAGGCAACCTTGTCACTCCAATGTAATAAAACATGAAACTTTGTTGCTAAAATCCTTCTCTCAGGGAAAATAAGTCCAGTGAACGGATTCGACAAAATCCATTATTCATCCAGGAGATGTTGAATGAAGATCGTTGACTCATTAATTCACAGCTCAAGACTTATCTAGACTTAGTCTTTgttagttttcaaaattccTAATGTTTAGCTATTTTCTGTTTTCGTAGTGGTCCTATTTCTTAGCTATATTCAGTTTAGCAGTTGCATTTTTATTGTGTAGAGTGCCTATAAATAGCACCTCATTTCAATGGAATAAATAAGTCTTTTGAGTCATTCTTCTAATAGAAGAATGGAAAATTTTGGGCGTTTTTGTGGGGGGCAATAACCAAACCAAATGCGATCTTGTGGAGATAAGATCACGGATCGGACCATCGTTGAGAAGGTCTCGAATTTGACCCCAAAAAGTTTGATCATGTTGTAGGCCCAATTGAAAAAAAGGGCCCCATCGGTTTTTTCATTTGAAGAACGAGGGATCTCTTCAAGCTCATGGTCGGATTCCGTCTTTTGAAAAGTCGATGAAAAGCTTTTCAAGTAAAAGGAATTCCCCAATCGGAAGGAGTTCTCGGGAGGCCCGGGGGAGGAGGTTTATGGGGAcgtaaaaaatcaaatgtggCGCGATCGATGCAAAAGCAATATTTTGGTGGAGGGGGGCGAGCcaaattcattcaaaattttggaaaatatggGCCTGAAAGCGATTGTTGGTAAGggaaaaaacaagaaaatttcGCCCAAGAAAGGCGAATGATAACAAGTTATTCATGGCGGTTGCGAGCCGTGGATGTGCCGAATGATGTGGTTCGTGGATAGTGGTTGCTGAATCACATGTGTTAACAAGGAGATGTTAAAAGAGCTCGATGAATCTCGCAAGATTAAGTCGGAGTGTGACAAATCTATTCAAGTTGGGgggaaaatcaatttaaatgaTGGCCATGGTAACCCAAACTCATTTATGATGTCATTTTATTCCACCTTGGCCATTTTATTGAGTGTTGGGCAATTATATCTGGATATATGGTGGTGTTTGATGATCGTTTATGTgtcatcaaaaaaaaaaatggcaaatcATTGCAAATTTTTGCATGATGGGAATAAATGTTTCCCGCGAATATCAAATGTGGAGAAATACGCTCTTGTTTACACCAAGAGGCGGGGTTGGCTTTTCATATGGGCATCTAACACCAATGGATTAAAGCTTCTTGGAAAAAGGTATGGTTCATGGGCTCCCtaaaattgatgattttgtttttttatgtgaaGGATGTATCTGGGGGAAACGGAGGAAACCCTTTTCCCTAGTGGTGTATCGTGGAATTTAATTGTCTTGAGCCATTCATGCGTTTGTGGGGCCAAAAATAAGTCGGGGGAAGTCggtttttctttctaattacCGATGATTATATCGCATGATTTgggtttattttataaaaaataaatcaaaccttttgagaatttaaaaatttaaaggcATGATGGAGAAACAAAGTGAGAAGAGCATCAAGGTTCTTGTAGGATAGGGGTGGTATTTTTGCTCttgaatttaatcatttttggAGACTAATGGAATCCCAAAAAGTTGAAAACACCATATCGCCGGGAGAATGGTGTGGCAGGGGAAAAAAATGGCCGTTGTAGAGTAGAAGCTGTTGAAGGGCGGCTTCCCCCCAATCCTTGTGGGGAAGGCTTTTCGCCGTATTCTTCTGAATTTATCTCCACAAAAGTGTTCAAAACCCACCCATATGAAGTTTGGGGAGGTACGAAGCCGCGGTGAGCAATCAAAGGTTTTTTTGGATGCGTAGCTTATGCTTTGGTGAGCTCTCAACATCGTAAAAGCCAATCGAAAAGTGTATCTTCATTGGGTACTCTTCTCAATCAAAagcatacaatatataaaccTCCTAGTGGAAAAGTTATTATCGGGAACGTTTTTTTTCATGAAGatttttgggggtttgggGAAAGGCAAAAAGATAATCTCTTTTCCCCGGGGACACAGTACAGTTCTGGTGTAAATTCGCCACGCGCCCTCCAAATTCCCACAAAAAAACCCCATAAACCAAAAACCCCTCCTAAAAACCCCTTTCATACCCCAAAATCCCCCAAAACTTAAATACACCCCCTTCATTAAGAGTTGTTCATCTCTAAACCCCCCCGGTATGGGTTTCTCCAACTTTATAAAAGATGTATTTTTGCTCTTAGGGGCGGATCCAAATGGTTCCCATGCCCGGGAGAAGAAGGGGAGTAATGAATGGGGAGTTTCCCAATTTGAAAAGAATGGAACTGGATCGGAAGACTTGGGAAAATAAAGGAATTGGCAATGGGTGTTAAAGGGCAAAGTAAAACGTGGGAGTGTCGAAACAAAAGGCTCTTTTGGGTTTCAATATCCGAAGGGGCATCGACTAGGGGAAAACGTTCTCCCCGGGTTCTCGTTTGAAACCGTGAGAATGTTCTTGGCTTTGGCGACACTTAAGTGGCCTATCTATAAACTTGATGTCAAGTCCGCTTTCGAACGGAGATTTGGGAGGGGGGAAGTCTATGTCGTGGGCCCAAGGATTGTTGTTGAAGGCATGGAGGATAAGGTCTCAGGTTGAAGAAAGCTTTATATGGCTTGAAGCGGGGTCTTAGGGGAGGCAAAGGCGGTTGTTTTCAAGAGATGGATTTGACAAGTGCAAAGGCCTAATTGTATGCAAAAAAGGGGAAGTAATGGTagctttcctttttttatatgttgatgatataatATTTTGGGATCTTCCTTCGTTTGAGTTAAAAGGGGTATGATGAGAGCTATGATCtaatcaaagaaaaaggatataaatatttgaaaggtgattatttaaaaaaaaagatacatATGCATATTGATAAATCACCTCCTTCAAtccaaatatcaaatttctcGTCTCTAAGTCGTGCATATCTTCCATAGCAATGCCGAGAGTGCTGAGAATTTCAACGATGGAGACATCCACAATAGGAAACATAGAGAGATCATCGGTGATTATGAAAGAAGATACACCACCAGTGTAAGATCTCCAAGAGCTGTTGGAACTTGTTGTATGAGTGCCGCAATTAAGCCTCAAACGAGACAAATCATTATCAAAACCAGTTAAATTGATCAGTGATTTTCTACTATACTCTTCACAGAAATAGTCGATGTGAAGATTTGCTGCACCTTTATAGAGAGTGTTCAAGCTTCCAATAACAGGTGCCTCGTCTCCATAGTGCTTCTCAAGGACTTCAATTATCTTTGAGAACGGCATAGCTAGGAAGGTTAACAACACTTCCGTAAAATGACCACTGGCTTCTGCAAATAGTACCTTCGtcttctctttatttattacgACTTTGATATGGAACTTCAGTTCCTCAGGAAGCTTAGACATTCTGTTTCTGTAACAGTTGAGACAATTTCATTAGCCAAATAATCTTTCAAGTGACAACATAATTTCTGTAGTCTGTCTTATTccagaaacaaaataaatgagttCACAAATTTGGTATTTGAAATCATACATACTCAACTTCATATTTcccaattattcaattaagtAAAAAGCAAGAAACTATCTAAATGAATGAACAAGATATGAATTAGCCGAGAATTACCTTATCTCCAATATATCTTGTAATAGAAAAATAGGAACTTGCTGAGTGGTTTTGATGCAGATAGTCTCTAATTATAAGGGCATGAAAATTCAGCCAAGAGTCTCTTGTCCCATCAAATTCCACTccattttcaattacttttaaaatcaattactaGATTCGACATTCCATAGTAAATGCTTAATTACCATGACTAGAGAAGGTGGCATTAAAAGGGTGGGAATTGCAAGCATGCAATTGATTTAATCTCCATTTACTTGTGactgataaaatattaacattcACTGTTTGCATTAATCACTATTAGCGTtactaattaacaaaatttaaagaatgaTAGTATTGAAAACCAAAAAGTGCATTAGAcctgaatttgaaatttctaagtttagtttttcttttgtttttcttttttttttttatcgacGAATCTCTCATTTATTCGACATGCTATTCAAATGCCGAAGATTATTCAAAATAGCTGGTAAATTGAAAGCTTATATAAGATGCACTTtatcataagtttgtttttcagtttatttgaaatatattttgaaattttgtaaCTCGGCTTTCTCATAAAATTGCTTAACAATTACAAAAGGATGCTACATAATTTAACGATGTTGCACACATGAGATCAGTGGCAAGAATCCGATATTTGAGGTCCAAATTATTGTTAACAATTATGGTATATTTTTAGTGTCAACAACCCAAATTGAATTGCTACATTCCATAATGTTAGCAAAAAATGGGTTATTATATATAGCATTAATTGATATATTGTGCACCACATTTCATCTTATTTgcagttttaaaaatgaataattaggATTCGGACTATTGTTAGACTTTGACATATATGTATTGCAAAATTGGAtatctaaatttattatttgcatGTCTCCAATCCTATCTCTTTCAGAGCGAATCAAgcaatataaaacaaatctatatatactagACTACTAGTACTTTTAACCATGTACACATAAATGAGCTCTAAATCGTTCCTTACCACATCGAATTCCTGACAGAGatccacatcaaaataattttttttgtgcaacaaaataatttgtatTGAGCAAGATTCACCCAAGTTGCATCAAAATCCCCATTAGAAGTTAGAACTGCTGCTCCATTCCTCCGATTCTGATTCCGATTCCATCTGCTCCTCCGATTCTGATTTGGACTGCTGCTTCAGTTCTTGTTTCCCCAAAAAGGGCTTGATGAGGCCATCTGTCAAAGCAGTGGTTGATGTAAGAGCTTCCTTTAGTATGCGCAAAGCCTGCAACAACGCGAATGTATATTGGAAACCATGAAGGAAATTATACAAGATGTCTATTTGTCAAGTACAACATGAAAAGTAAGTAGTAGAATTTTATCaaagactgcaatatccaaacATGATCATACCTCGTCCAACCCAACCTTCATCTCGACTTCTTGTATATCAGACAACGAGATCTTCAGCTCATTGATAACAGAAAGACCCACCGTTACACCCAACGGTGCAACAGTCAAGTCATCGCTTACCATAAACATTCTCGCTCCATTAACATACGATTGACATCCAATCTGGCCAATGTTTAGTAAACAGTTCTCATTTTCATTACATGAATAGCAAGTAGGCTTGGGCTTGATTACCATGTCTTTGGTATATGACCATTTCAGAAGCCTGTCATCAGAAGTACAAGCTACAAAGCTATGCAAATTCTCTATAGCATTGAGACCATAATTACTGCCTAGACACCACTCAACTCTTCCTAAAGAAATAGTGAGCAttgacaaaagaaaattaacaaaaacacCATCTGCTTGAGCAAACAAAAACTTATTCGTCGATTTTTGAAGTATGACTTTCAAGATCATATTCTTTGGATACTTAATAGTGGCCCTTTTTTCAATCTCGCGTAACAAAAGACGACTATCTATTCGTGCGATCTTCCGTCTCCAAGAGAAAATTAGGGCAGTGAGTGGATTCAAGGAAACCAATGACTCCTTCAGTAGAGATATAATctaattgaaacaaaaatgaagtagTACTGTATCAGTATATATTTGAAAGATGGTTATAGCAAAGATAGATCAAATATATGATGATGAGTCACCTCATTCAAAccaaatgtcacatttcttgTCTCTGCGCCGTCCATATCTTCCACAGCAATGCCAATCTTTCTGAGAGTTTGAATGATGGAGCATTCCACAATAGGAAACACACGGAGATCATCGGAGATTATGAAAGTAGCTTCACTTTTGGGGTGAGTAGAGACTCTCAATCTAGACAATTGTCTATCAAAATGTGTTGAATTGATCATTCCATCCTCTTCTTGGAAATGGATGATATCTAGATTTCTTGCAGATTTGTAGAGTGTGTTCAAGCAACCAACAGCAGGGGCCTCGTCTCCGTAGTGATTCTCGAGGACTTCCACAATCGTTCGCAATGGCATAGCTAGGAAGCTTAGCAACACGTCTGCGAAATCGCTACCAGCTTCTGCGAATAGTACCTTCGTCTTCGACTTATTTATCACAAACTTGACATGGAACTGAACTTCCTCAGCCTCAAACATTCTGTTTGTtgtaaaagtgaagaaattcAGATTCGTTACAGCAGTTCAAAACGCTAAAATTGCAAGAGAAGCAATGCCTAATTGTTGAATTTCTAAAAACTATTAGTTAAAAACCCTAAATTAAACAGGATGAACAAAAGATGAATAGGTTAAAAATTACCTTGCGTCCAATATGTGTAGAGAATCTTGTAAAAATCGTGTGAGGCAGATATTCCGGACTTATAACTGTATAATTGATAGGGTCCTCAAACTAGCAAATCTTGCCAAATATATCTACAATATTTTAGCTTATCTTTgattttagttagttatttttatttattctctatatctttttgtaatcttttattttaattacgttTTTTGATTAGCAAGACATATGttagggtttagaattctatataataaaattctatcgtatttttattcattgagaaatagtaataaacaaattattctCATTCCCGGTTTCGACGGAAATCGCCCCTAGCACCTCAACTAGGGTTTATCTTATTCTCTATTTGTCCGTTTAAATCGTGGTGCTCAGGCTCGATTGGTCGAGGACCTATCAATAACCAAGATTTTCGTGTCCCGCCAAATTCCACTCCCTCTTTCTActtttattagaattaataaaattccgGACCTCATATTTCCTAAACgcatttcataattattataatggaTTAATATAATGGATTTATATTTCCCTCattcatttcactcatattttattataaaatctatattaaacttataattattaggtcatcaattgctaactaattaacaatccaaaattgagaccaatttttaaccattagattagaagatcttgtggttgatataatgccaagtgtaatacggagtatattttaaatttaaataattattaattaaattaaaagggtattaatgtcaaatcatatatgtagtaattataactaactattttctctctcctcaaaatcatctcaaatctttaaatttacgtaactctctcaatttaaattattttttcgcaaaaaatatatcaaattaaagataatttaataaggattccaacgagatctcaattgcatatgtttcgacgatgttcgggtgatgaaatttgataaattatatttcaatttttgtacatgttgataagcagcttttatcaacaaatgcaacaaaaaatctcaatatattgtaggcaaaatctcaatattatgcatgtccaatctcaataaaaatgtgttgatattttcttgtccttgtattgatattctaatgtcatattattgatatttttaatacaaaatgttgatataaaataacacccacgaaaattatcatatgataatataatgacgatattaccattttgttgatattttgtctactatttattaagatttgtgagctttaatctcatccactcattttaaaatccaagggtggagatttagtcttgattttagattagggtgctataagcattagaataggaccaTATTAGGTCAAATAGTGTTTGCAATGAATACATGCATAGGTTTTTCAAGTTTTATTCTAGAGACAAAGCAATTGAAATCACAAACTTACTTAACTTTCTATTTTCCAATTATTCAATGAAAAGGCAATTAAATATATCTtccatttaatattattttgaaaaaaccACAAAACCTAACTGTTTAATTTGGGGAAcaacatacaaaaataaaacataatgaCATGAAATGAATAGTgttggaataaaaataattaaactattatgAAGAATTATCTAGACATTTGTaggtattaaaatatctagatattttaggagaattctctagaattagtatgtattaaaatatttagatattttagtagAATTCTTTAGAATGTTAGgaaaaatatctagatttttcttataaaatattatagattcTAGTAGAGAATTCTATAATATGAAGTGAATCCCTGTAAATAGGGGAGAGTTGTAACATTTTTGCACAGGTTGTGAAGTTGAGaagtttgagaaattgagtgttcctttcttccccgcatcaaaacatctcctaaaacCATTTCTACATATTCCACCCATTctcctctcaa
The nucleotide sequence above comes from Salvia hispanica cultivar TCC Black 2014 chromosome 5, UniMelb_Shisp_WGS_1.0, whole genome shotgun sequence. Encoded proteins:
- the LOC125188120 gene encoding uncharacterized protein LOC125188120, yielding MSEAEEVKMHIKVVINKEKTKVLFAEADSDFTDVLLSFLLLPLGTIVEVLEKHYGDKAPVIGSLNTLYRGAKNLDLIHFLGEDVKKELINSTLFDSELCKLRLNIRGTQLTNSSNGESYEGVFTKSAASFIITEKLFVIPSVFGSIVETLSTLGIAVEDMDGTETRNVTFGLNEIIGLLKESLISMDPLTALFFPRKLIEPTVGHVSLHQVFPEDILRNPKIMTLKVMLQKSTNKFLFAQANADFVNFLFNNLTISLGRVGWFLCSNTGLKKMDNLHVSVSSNIDSMYLKCNKELLINPDPTSINLSGKEANEYCYLNMGGSESQSYVEGSRMYMVSDDLTVAPLGVTSGLSVINQLKISLSDVEEVKLKVGLKEALNILKASLTSTTALTDGLIKPFLKEQLIKPLLKK
- the LOC125188121 gene encoding uncharacterized protein LOC125188121, whose translation is MFEAEEVQFHVKFVINKSKTKVLFAEAGSDFADVLLSFLAMPLRTIVEVLENHYGDEAPAVGCLNTLYKSARNLDIIHFQEEDGMINSTHFDRQLSRLRVSTHPKSEATFIISDDLRVFPIVECSIIQTLRKIGIAVEDMDGAETRNVTFGRVEWCLGSNYGLNAIENLHSFVACTSDDRLLKWSYTKDMIGCQSYVNGARMFMVSDDLTVAPLGVTVGLSVINELKISLSDIQEVEMKVGLDEALRILKEALTSTTALTDGLIKPFLGKQELKQQSKSESEEQMESESESEEWSSSSNF